Proteins encoded in a region of the Epinephelus lanceolatus isolate andai-2023 chromosome 20, ASM4190304v1, whole genome shotgun sequence genome:
- the plod2 gene encoding procollagen-lysine,2-oxoglutarate 5-dioxygenase 2 isoform X1: MEYLKFCFVFSCWMKFANCVYSTETPQPPAPIPKEKLLVLAVATEETDGFLRFMQSANYFKYNVKVLGMGEAWKGGDVGRSIGGGQKVRLLKEAMEALADQEDLIVLSVDSYDLIFAGGPEEILRKFQQANHKVLFAAEGLIWPDKRLADKYPSIRSGKRYLNSGGIIGYAPYINRVVSQWNLHDNDDDQLFYTKIYLDPLQRQTLNMTLDHKCQIFQNLNGAVDEVLLKFGTDRVRVRNTVYDSLPVVVHGNGNTKMYLNYLANYVPDTWNYEHGCAHCDDDVVDLSQLKEYPSVLVGVFIEQPTPFLPEFFQRLLTLDYPKDKLNVFIHNNEVYHEKHLQKFWEENRNVFNSFKVVGPEENLSQGEARNMGMDLCRKDATCDYYFSMDSDVMLTNRQTLKLLIEQNRKIIGPLVTRHGKLWSNFWGALSLDGYYARSEDYIDIVQRKRVGVWNIPFMAHIYLVKGSALRNELKERNYFVLEKLDPDMAFCRNAREMTSHREKDSPSPEAFHMLRPPKGVFMYITNRHDFGRLISTANYNISHYNNDLWQIFENPVDWKEKYIHKNYTQIFTENYLEEPCPDVFWFPVLTEKACDEIVEEMEHYGSWSGGKHEDKRIAGGYETVPTDDIHMKQIGYDKEWLHFIREFISPVTLKVFSGYYTKGYALMNFVVKYTPERQAYLRPHHDSSTFTINIALNNKDTDFQGGGCRFHRYNCSIESPRKGWSFMHPGRLTHLHEGLPTTKGTRYIAVSFIDP; this comes from the exons AAAAATTGCTCGTCCTCGCTGTTGCCACAGAGGAAACAGATGGCTTCCTCCGCTTTATGCAGTCTGCAAACTATTTCAAGTACAATGTGAAG GTGCTGGGAATGGGAGAAGCGTGGAAGGGTGGTGACGTGGGTCGCTCTATCGGCGGAGGGCAAAAAGTCAGACTACTGAAGGAGGCCATGGAGGCTCTGGCTGACCAGGAGGATCTCATTGTCCTTTCCGTGGACAG CTATGACCTTATCTTTGCCGGAGGACCAGAGGAGATTCTCAGGAAGTTCCAGCAAGCCAATCACAAGGTGCTTTTTGCTGCAGAGGGACTGATATGGCCAGATAAGCGACTAGCTGACAAGTACCCCTCAATTCGCAGTGGCAAGCGCTACCTCAACTCTGGAG GTATAATCGGCTATGCCCCATACATCAACAGAGTTGTTTCACAGTGGAATCTCCATGACAACGATGATGACCAGCTCTTCTACACAAAAATATACTTGGATCCTTTACAGCGA CAAACTCTCAATATGACTTTGGACCACAAGTGCCAGATTTTCCAGAACCTAAATGGGGCTGTTG ATGAAGTGCTCCTCAAGTTTGGaacagacagagtcagagttaGAAACACAGTGTACGATTCCCTGCCAGTGGTAGTCCATGGCAACGGAAACACCAAA ATGTACTTGAACTACTTGGCCAACTATGTCCCTGATACATGGAACTATGAACACGGCTGTGCGCACTGTGATGACGATGTTGTGGACTTGTCTCAGTTAAAG GAGTATCCCAGTGTGTTGGTTGGAGTATTCATTGAGCAGCCAACTCCATTCCTCCCTGAATTCTTCCAGCGACTCCTAACCCTGGATTATCCCAAAGATAAACTAAATGTTTTCATCCACAATAAT GAGGTTTACCACGAGAAGCACCTCCAGAAGTTCTGGGAAGAGAACAGGAATGTGTTCAACAGTTTCAAGGTTGTGGGTCCAGAAGAAAATTTGAGCCAAGGAGAGGCCAGGAACATGGGCAT GGATCTTTGCCGTAAGGATGCCACGTGCGACTACTACTTCAGCATGGATTCAGATGTGATGCTCACCAACAGACAGACACTGAAGCTCCTCATCGAGCAGAACAG AAAAATAATTGGTCCCCTTGTCACTCGTCACGGCAAGCTGTGGTCCAACTTCTGGGGAGCCTTGAGTCTGGATGGTTATTACGCCCGCTCTGAAGATTATATCGACATTGTGCAGAGAAAGCGTGT GGGTGTGTGGAACATTCCTTTCATGGCACATATATACCTTGTCAAGGGCAGTGCTTTGAGGAATGAACTGAAAGAGAGGAACTACTTTGTGCTGGAGAAACTAGACCCAGATATGGCTTTTTGTAGAAATGCCAGAGAAATG ACCAGTCACAGAGAAAAAGACTCCCCCTCTCCGGAAGCCTTCCATATGCTCAGGCCCCCGAAG GGAGTCTTCATGTACATAACAAACCGTCACGACTTTGGGAGGCTCATTTCCACAGCCAATTATAACATTTCCCATTATAACAATGACTTGTGGCAGATATTTGAAAACCCTGTG GACTGGAAGGAGAAGTACATCCACAAAAACTACACTCAGATTTTCACTGAGAACTACTTGGAGGAG CCTTGTCCAGATGTGTTCTGGTTCCCAGTCCTCACAGAGAAGGCCTGTGATGAAATAGTTGAGGAGATGGAGCACTATGGTTCATGGTCCGGAGGCAAACATGAG gACAAGCGGATCGCCGGCGGCTACGAGACGGTGCCGACGGACGACATTCATATGAAGCAAATCGGCTATGACAAAGAGTGGCTACACTTCATCCGAGAGTTCATATCGCCCGTCACGTTAAAAGTTTTCTCTGGCTACTACACTAAG GGTTATGCTTTAATGAACTTTGTGGTAAAATACACGCCGGAGAGGCAAGCGTACCTGAGGCCCCATCACGACTCTTCCACCTTCACCATCAACATCGCCCTCAATAACAAAGACACAGACTTTCAG GGCGGGGGCTGCCGTTTCCATCGGTACAACTGCTCCATAGAGTCACCGAGGAAAGGCTGGAGCTTCATGCACCCAGGACGACTGACTCACCTCCACGAAGGCCTGCCCACCACCAAAGGAACGCGCTACATTGCAGTGTCCTTCATCGACCCTTGA
- the plod2 gene encoding procollagen-lysine,2-oxoglutarate 5-dioxygenase 2 isoform X2 — protein MEYLKFCFVFSCWMKFANCVYSTETPQPPAPIPKEKLLVLAVATEETDGFLRFMQSANYFKYNVKVLGMGEAWKGGDVGRSIGGGQKVRLLKEAMEALADQEDLIVLSVDSYDLIFAGGPEEILRKFQQANHKVLFAAEGLIWPDKRLADKYPSIRSGKRYLNSGGIIGYAPYINRVVSQWNLHDNDDDQLFYTKIYLDPLQRQTLNMTLDHKCQIFQNLNGAVDEVLLKFGTDRVRVRNTVYDSLPVVVHGNGNTKMYLNYLANYVPDTWNYEHGCAHCDDDVVDLSQLKEYPSVLVGVFIEQPTPFLPEFFQRLLTLDYPKDKLNVFIHNNEVYHEKHLQKFWEENRNVFNSFKVVGPEENLSQGEARNMGMDLCRKDATCDYYFSMDSDVMLTNRQTLKLLIEQNRKIIGPLVTRHGKLWSNFWGALSLDGYYARSEDYIDIVQRKRVGVWNIPFMAHIYLVKGSALRNELKERNYFVLEKLDPDMAFCRNAREMGVFMYITNRHDFGRLISTANYNISHYNNDLWQIFENPVDWKEKYIHKNYTQIFTENYLEEPCPDVFWFPVLTEKACDEIVEEMEHYGSWSGGKHEDKRIAGGYETVPTDDIHMKQIGYDKEWLHFIREFISPVTLKVFSGYYTKGYALMNFVVKYTPERQAYLRPHHDSSTFTINIALNNKDTDFQGGGCRFHRYNCSIESPRKGWSFMHPGRLTHLHEGLPTTKGTRYIAVSFIDP, from the exons AAAAATTGCTCGTCCTCGCTGTTGCCACAGAGGAAACAGATGGCTTCCTCCGCTTTATGCAGTCTGCAAACTATTTCAAGTACAATGTGAAG GTGCTGGGAATGGGAGAAGCGTGGAAGGGTGGTGACGTGGGTCGCTCTATCGGCGGAGGGCAAAAAGTCAGACTACTGAAGGAGGCCATGGAGGCTCTGGCTGACCAGGAGGATCTCATTGTCCTTTCCGTGGACAG CTATGACCTTATCTTTGCCGGAGGACCAGAGGAGATTCTCAGGAAGTTCCAGCAAGCCAATCACAAGGTGCTTTTTGCTGCAGAGGGACTGATATGGCCAGATAAGCGACTAGCTGACAAGTACCCCTCAATTCGCAGTGGCAAGCGCTACCTCAACTCTGGAG GTATAATCGGCTATGCCCCATACATCAACAGAGTTGTTTCACAGTGGAATCTCCATGACAACGATGATGACCAGCTCTTCTACACAAAAATATACTTGGATCCTTTACAGCGA CAAACTCTCAATATGACTTTGGACCACAAGTGCCAGATTTTCCAGAACCTAAATGGGGCTGTTG ATGAAGTGCTCCTCAAGTTTGGaacagacagagtcagagttaGAAACACAGTGTACGATTCCCTGCCAGTGGTAGTCCATGGCAACGGAAACACCAAA ATGTACTTGAACTACTTGGCCAACTATGTCCCTGATACATGGAACTATGAACACGGCTGTGCGCACTGTGATGACGATGTTGTGGACTTGTCTCAGTTAAAG GAGTATCCCAGTGTGTTGGTTGGAGTATTCATTGAGCAGCCAACTCCATTCCTCCCTGAATTCTTCCAGCGACTCCTAACCCTGGATTATCCCAAAGATAAACTAAATGTTTTCATCCACAATAAT GAGGTTTACCACGAGAAGCACCTCCAGAAGTTCTGGGAAGAGAACAGGAATGTGTTCAACAGTTTCAAGGTTGTGGGTCCAGAAGAAAATTTGAGCCAAGGAGAGGCCAGGAACATGGGCAT GGATCTTTGCCGTAAGGATGCCACGTGCGACTACTACTTCAGCATGGATTCAGATGTGATGCTCACCAACAGACAGACACTGAAGCTCCTCATCGAGCAGAACAG AAAAATAATTGGTCCCCTTGTCACTCGTCACGGCAAGCTGTGGTCCAACTTCTGGGGAGCCTTGAGTCTGGATGGTTATTACGCCCGCTCTGAAGATTATATCGACATTGTGCAGAGAAAGCGTGT GGGTGTGTGGAACATTCCTTTCATGGCACATATATACCTTGTCAAGGGCAGTGCTTTGAGGAATGAACTGAAAGAGAGGAACTACTTTGTGCTGGAGAAACTAGACCCAGATATGGCTTTTTGTAGAAATGCCAGAGAAATG GGAGTCTTCATGTACATAACAAACCGTCACGACTTTGGGAGGCTCATTTCCACAGCCAATTATAACATTTCCCATTATAACAATGACTTGTGGCAGATATTTGAAAACCCTGTG GACTGGAAGGAGAAGTACATCCACAAAAACTACACTCAGATTTTCACTGAGAACTACTTGGAGGAG CCTTGTCCAGATGTGTTCTGGTTCCCAGTCCTCACAGAGAAGGCCTGTGATGAAATAGTTGAGGAGATGGAGCACTATGGTTCATGGTCCGGAGGCAAACATGAG gACAAGCGGATCGCCGGCGGCTACGAGACGGTGCCGACGGACGACATTCATATGAAGCAAATCGGCTATGACAAAGAGTGGCTACACTTCATCCGAGAGTTCATATCGCCCGTCACGTTAAAAGTTTTCTCTGGCTACTACACTAAG GGTTATGCTTTAATGAACTTTGTGGTAAAATACACGCCGGAGAGGCAAGCGTACCTGAGGCCCCATCACGACTCTTCCACCTTCACCATCAACATCGCCCTCAATAACAAAGACACAGACTTTCAG GGCGGGGGCTGCCGTTTCCATCGGTACAACTGCTCCATAGAGTCACCGAGGAAAGGCTGGAGCTTCATGCACCCAGGACGACTGACTCACCTCCACGAAGGCCTGCCCACCACCAAAGGAACGCGCTACATTGCAGTGTCCTTCATCGACCCTTGA